From the genome of Hathewaya histolytica, one region includes:
- a CDS encoding HD family phosphohydrolase, whose translation MIKKEGLREFFSGKRKKALIFLINFILIYGILITAVLPEKYSLKEGDIAKIDIKAPRDVEDQLSTKEKKKEAIMSVPDQYTIDSDVKNASKKNIDSIFSKVMEKKGLVKDSKSNTEEDIKESEKNKKEVMNNLKGEIGIDINDSELNTLIKSTPKEMENLKDIITKTLNKLYDEYQINAITPKEVSEKLNEVEFYDNNKDKSENTKKPYDKINTQKQKIRDDDRKKAIYFIDVELSKYDLNRAERNVSKTLISSQIRANVFYDEEKTRSLKQEALTKVESIKIKKDQTIVKEGEPVTKYQVELLRELGFLDDKSNFQWYVFLGLALLIALILLIQGAYLFKYHKDSYEKDKMLILVSIINILSIILARSLNFITPYLIPLAFAPMILTLLINYKLATTISILNGIFLSIAVKFNPPVVILIMLNAVICSICIKKMDERSDILYSSLYIAIINSLATFSLGVLQSNNNILDSLYKSSAMLIASILSGIFTIGFLPVFESAFDVVTTIKLLELANPNNPLLKRLLTEAPGTYHHSMLVANLSELAAEAIGANSVFARVACYYHDVGKLKRPYFFRENQMGGINPHDKIGPTLSTLIITSHVKDGVELAKEYKIPKAIQDIIIQHHGSSLVKYFYITMKNSTDKPEDVLEDDFRYQGADPLSKEAGIIMLADGVEAAVRSIKEPNKEKIEKMVDSIIKARLDSGHLDNSDLTLRDLKDIKEAFLKGLSGIYHERIEYPKLSNMVKGKNNKK comes from the coding sequence ATGATTAAAAAAGAAGGGTTAAGAGAGTTTTTTAGTGGCAAAAGAAAAAAGGCCTTAATCTTTTTAATTAACTTTATATTAATATATGGAATATTGATAACCGCTGTATTACCCGAGAAGTACTCTTTAAAAGAAGGAGATATTGCTAAAATAGACATAAAGGCACCTAGGGATGTTGAAGACCAATTGTCTACAAAAGAAAAGAAAAAGGAAGCTATTATGTCTGTACCAGATCAATATACCATAGATAGCGATGTTAAAAATGCATCAAAGAAAAATATAGATTCTATTTTCTCTAAAGTTATGGAGAAAAAGGGACTTGTTAAAGATTCTAAAAGTAATACTGAAGAAGATATAAAGGAATCTGAAAAAAATAAAAAGGAAGTTATGAATAATTTAAAAGGTGAAATAGGGATAGATATAAATGATTCAGAGTTAAATACTTTAATAAAATCTACGCCTAAGGAAATGGAAAATTTAAAAGATATTATTACAAAAACATTAAATAAGCTTTATGATGAATATCAAATTAATGCTATAACACCGAAAGAAGTTAGTGAAAAACTGAATGAAGTAGAATTTTATGACAATAATAAAGATAAAAGTGAAAATACTAAAAAACCATATGATAAAATTAATACTCAAAAACAAAAAATAAGAGATGATGATAGAAAAAAGGCTATATATTTCATAGATGTAGAATTAAGCAAATATGATCTAAATAGAGCTGAAAGAAATGTTTCAAAAACTCTAATCTCCTCACAGATTAGAGCTAATGTATTTTATGATGAAGAAAAGACAAGATCTTTAAAACAGGAGGCATTGACAAAAGTTGAATCTATTAAGATAAAAAAAGATCAAACAATTGTGAAAGAGGGAGAACCAGTTACTAAATATCAGGTAGAACTTTTAAGAGAACTTGGATTTCTTGATGATAAAAGTAACTTCCAATGGTATGTTTTCCTTGGACTTGCACTTTTAATAGCATTGATTCTTTTGATACAAGGGGCCTATTTATTCAAATATCATAAGGACTCTTATGAGAAAGATAAGATGTTGATATTAGTCAGTATAATTAATATTTTATCCATTATACTAGCTAGGAGTTTAAATTTTATAACACCTTATTTAATACCTTTAGCCTTTGCACCAATGATTTTGACATTACTTATAAATTACAAATTGGCTACTACAATTAGCATTTTAAATGGGATATTTTTAAGCATAGCTGTTAAATTTAATCCGCCTGTAGTGATTTTAATAATGTTAAATGCAGTAATATGTTCTATATGTATAAAAAAGATGGATGAAAGAAGCGATATTTTATATTCTTCACTCTATATTGCTATAATAAACTCTTTGGCAACTTTTAGCCTTGGAGTATTACAATCAAATAATAATATATTAGATTCTTTATATAAGTCTTCAGCCATGCTTATTGCAAGTATCTTATCGGGTATATTTACTATAGGTTTTTTACCAGTGTTTGAAAGTGCATTTGATGTGGTAACAACTATAAAACTCTTAGAACTTGCAAATCCAAATAATCCATTATTGAAAAGACTTTTGACTGAAGCACCAGGAACATACCATCATAGTATGTTAGTTGCTAATTTATCGGAACTTGCAGCTGAGGCTATAGGTGCAAATTCAGTTTTTGCAAGGGTAGCATGTTATTACCATGATGTAGGAAAGTTAAAGAGGCCATATTTTTTTAGAGAAAATCAAATGGGTGGAATTAATCCACATGATAAAATTGGTCCCACATTAAGTACTCTTATAATTACTTCTCATGTTAAAGATGGAGTGGAGCTTGCTAAGGAGTATAAGATTCCAAAAGCGATACAAGATATAATAATCCAACATCATGGTTCTTCTTTGGTAAAATATTTTTATATAACTATGAAGAATAGCACAGATAAGCCAGAGGATGTGTTGGAGGACGATTTTAGATATCAAGGTGCAGATCCTTTATCCAAAGAAGCAGGAATTATTATGTTGGCGGATGGAGTTGAGGCAGCAGTTAGGTCTATAAAAGAACCTAATAAAGAAAAAATAGAAAAAATGGTGGATAGCATAATAAAAGCTAGATTAGATTCAGGACATTTAGATAATTCAGATCTTACCCTTAGAGATTTAAAAGATATTAAAGAAGCTTTCTTAAAGGGATTGTCAGGTATTTATCATGAAAGAATTGAATATCCTAAATTATCTAATATGGTTAAAGGAAAGAATAACAAAAAATAG
- the yqfD gene encoding sporulation protein YqfD — MNRGKIKLEIVCISPENFLNLLWREGVFIEDVKKHSIASYSFKINAKDFNYLKQLSEENKVRIKVIKSFGLFNLIGKIKKRKAFVLGIFLFLFIIYYFSQFIWLIDINTENNVSPYEIRTKLNEVGVKPGIRKKDLNIFNLENIILNSNKSVVWTRVRIEGTKLKVEISERQNPPKIKEDNIPCDIVAKKDGVIQRVYTKSGTAIVEEGQVVKKGDILVKGEQGKEDSKYEVKAEGDVIAKTFYENTKKIKIPIVKRTRTGKTFTNRYIKIKNKKIYIKNDLNKFKKYDKIEDNNGIIKKEVYYEVEETKFTRQDEKKMVSEELIKLYSDIRINFNNDIKVIQKIDDSNRESDYYDLRVLVIAEEDIGEDKAIEREKIEEKNHEEIENQN; from the coding sequence ATGAATAGAGGTAAGATTAAATTAGAGATAGTATGTATTTCTCCGGAAAACTTTTTAAATCTTCTATGGAGAGAAGGTGTATTTATAGAAGATGTTAAGAAACACAGCATAGCTTCCTATAGCTTTAAAATAAATGCTAAAGATTTTAATTACTTAAAACAATTATCAGAAGAAAATAAGGTTAGGATAAAAGTTATAAAATCTTTTGGATTATTTAATTTAATAGGAAAAATAAAAAAAAGAAAGGCTTTTGTTTTAGGTATATTTTTATTTTTATTTATAATTTATTATTTTTCTCAATTTATATGGTTGATAGATATTAATACTGAGAACAATGTATCTCCTTATGAAATTAGAACTAAGTTAAATGAAGTAGGGGTTAAGCCAGGTATAAGAAAAAAAGATTTAAATATATTTAATTTAGAGAACATCATTTTAAATAGCAATAAAAGCGTAGTTTGGACTAGAGTAAGGATAGAGGGAACAAAATTAAAAGTTGAGATTTCAGAGAGACAAAATCCACCTAAAATTAAAGAAGATAATATTCCATGCGATATAGTTGCAAAAAAAGATGGTGTAATTCAAAGGGTATATACTAAATCAGGGACAGCAATTGTAGAAGAGGGACAGGTTGTGAAAAAAGGAGATATATTAGTTAAAGGGGAACAGGGGAAAGAAGATAGCAAATATGAAGTAAAAGCAGAGGGAGACGTAATAGCGAAGACTTTTTATGAAAATACTAAAAAGATCAAGATTCCAATTGTAAAAAGAACTAGGACAGGGAAGACTTTCACTAATAGATATATAAAGATTAAGAATAAAAAAATTTATATTAAAAACGATTTAAATAAGTTTAAGAAGTATGATAAAATAGAAGATAATAATGGAATAATAAAAAAAGAAGTATATTATGAAGTGGAGGAAACTAAGTTTACAAGACAAGATGAGAAGAAGATGGTAAGTGAAGAACTTATTAAATTATATTCGGATATAAGAATAAACTTCAATAATGATATTAAAGTTATCCAAAAGATAGATGATTCAAATAGGGAATCTGATTACTATGATTTAAGGGTGCTTGTTATTGCTGAAGAGGACATAGGAGAAGACAAAGCAATCGAAAGAGAGAAGATAGAAGAGAAAAATCATGAAGAGATAGAAAATCAAAATTAA
- the yqfC gene encoding sporulation protein YqfC — translation MGKLIKNSKMKIAKTFDMPREALFDIPRFTITANKEITVENHKGILSFKKEKIKLKTSIGDISIKGNDFEILFLGANTITLSGKFTSLDYERSDMENE, via the coding sequence TTGGGGAAGTTAATAAAAAATTCTAAAATGAAGATAGCAAAAACTTTTGATATGCCAAGAGAAGCTCTTTTTGATATTCCTAGGTTCACTATAACTGCAAATAAAGAGATAACAGTAGAGAATCACAAAGGTATACTTAGTTTCAAGAAAGAAAAGATAAAGCTTAAAACATCTATAGGAGATATATCTATAAAAGGAAATGATTTTGAAATACTGTTTCTTGGGGCTAATACTATAACATTAAGTGGTAAATTTACATCTCTTGACTATGAAAGAAGTGATATGGAAAATGAATAG
- a CDS encoding GatB/YqeY domain-containing protein — MSLKEVLQQDWKDAVKAKDKLKTSVISMAKAAVLLYEKSSASSEVTDDIVIDIISKEIKQRREAIVEFEKGNRTDLIKAAQEEIEILLKYLPQQLTENEIKEIIEKSATEVGASSMKDMGKLMSALVPKTKGKADGKLVSTLVKEYLNK, encoded by the coding sequence ATGTCCTTAAAGGAAGTATTGCAACAAGATTGGAAAGACGCTGTAAAAGCTAAAGATAAACTTAAAACTAGTGTAATTAGTATGGCAAAAGCAGCTGTTCTGCTTTATGAAAAAAGTAGTGCTTCAAGTGAGGTTACTGATGATATAGTAATTGATATTATATCTAAAGAAATAAAACAAAGACGTGAAGCTATTGTAGAGTTTGAAAAAGGAAACAGAACTGATTTAATTAAAGCAGCCCAAGAAGAAATCGAAATACTTTTAAAATACCTTCCTCAGCAGTTGACAGAAAATGAAATAAAAGAAATTATTGAAAAATCAGCTACAGAAGTGGGAGCAAGTAGTATGAAGGATATGGGAAAACTAATGTCTGCCTTAGTTCCTAAAACTAAAGGAAAAGCAGATGGTAAATTAGTCAGTACCTTGGTAAAAGAATACTTAAATAAATAA
- the rpsU gene encoding 30S ribosomal protein S21 encodes MSEIKVRDNESLESALKRFKRECAKSGVLAEVRKREHYEKPSVRRKKKSEAAKRRKRK; translated from the coding sequence ATGTCAGAAATAAAAGTAAGAGATAACGAGTCATTAGAAAGTGCTTTAAAAAGATTTAAGAGAGAATGCGCTAAGTCCGGTGTTCTTGCTGAAGTAAGAAAGAGAGAACACTACGAGAAACCAAGCGTAAGGAGAAAGAAAAAATCAGAAGCTGCGAAGAGAAGAAAGAGAAAATAG
- a CDS encoding histidine triad nucleotide-binding protein, whose translation MTDCIFCKIVKGEIPSEKIYEDELVYCFKDITPTAPIHYLVIPKSHIANLNELTEENSKVISNIYMAIKKIAEECGISENGYRVVTNCGDHGGQTVHHIHFHLIGGRNLNWPPG comes from the coding sequence GTGACAGATTGTATTTTTTGCAAGATAGTAAAAGGTGAAATACCATCAGAAAAAATCTATGAAGATGAATTAGTCTACTGTTTTAAAGATATTACTCCTACAGCACCAATTCATTACTTAGTAATTCCTAAAAGTCATATTGCTAATTTGAATGAACTTACAGAAGAAAATAGTAAGGTTATATCAAATATTTATATGGCAATAAAGAAAATAGCTGAAGAGTGTGGAATTAGTGAAAATGGGTATAGAGTGGTTACTAACTGCGGAGACCATGGCGGACAAACAGTTCATCATATTCATTTTCATTTAATAGGTGGAAGAAACCTAAATTGGCCACCAGGATAA
- the mtaB gene encoding tRNA (N(6)-L-threonylcarbamoyladenosine(37)-C(2))-methylthiotransferase MtaB — protein MKVAFSTLGCRVNVYESEAMAEKFIKEGYEHVSFEEFADVYVINTCSVTNMGDKKSRQMIGRARRINKDAIIAVVGCYSQISPDDIKQIEGVDVVLGTRNKSEIVYWVNRSREEKKQFVEVNDVLKNKKFDELDIEEYQDKTRAFLKIQDGCNRFCSYCLIPYARGAVCSKEPSKVIEECMKLASHGFKEIILSGIHIASYGLDLKEDIDLVKIIRKINEIDGIERIRIGSVDPSFFKENVIEEIASFEKLCPHYHLSLQSGCDETLKRMNRPYNIDEYRITVENLRKYIKDVSITTDIIVGFPGETEEEFNKTYEFLKDIKLSKMHIFKYSNRKGTRADKMENQVYGNKKEDRSSKLIELNSRLENEFMEKFIGRESKVLFEQKLKGEENVYEGYTRNYLKVICNSDENIQGKILDVRLSKIENDYIYGIII, from the coding sequence ATGAAGGTAGCTTTTTCAACCCTTGGCTGTAGAGTTAACGTATATGAGTCTGAGGCCATGGCAGAAAAATTTATAAAAGAAGGATATGAGCATGTTTCTTTTGAAGAATTTGCTGATGTTTATGTTATAAATACATGTTCAGTTACAAATATGGGTGATAAGAAGTCTAGGCAGATGATAGGAAGAGCAAGAAGAATTAATAAGGATGCAATAATTGCAGTTGTTGGATGCTACTCTCAAATATCTCCAGATGATATAAAGCAAATAGAAGGTGTCGATGTAGTCTTAGGCACAAGGAATAAAAGTGAGATAGTATACTGGGTAAATAGATCAAGAGAAGAGAAAAAACAATTTGTAGAAGTAAACGATGTTTTAAAAAATAAAAAATTTGATGAACTTGACATAGAAGAATATCAAGATAAAACAAGGGCATTTCTAAAAATACAAGATGGGTGCAATAGATTTTGTTCATACTGTTTAATACCATATGCTAGAGGTGCCGTTTGTAGTAAAGAGCCTAGTAAAGTGATAGAAGAGTGCATGAAACTTGCATCTCATGGCTTTAAGGAGATTATTTTATCTGGTATACATATTGCATCGTATGGGCTTGATTTAAAAGAAGATATAGACCTTGTTAAAATTATAAGAAAAATAAATGAAATAGATGGCATAGAAAGAATTAGAATTGGTTCTGTAGATCCTAGCTTTTTTAAGGAAAATGTTATAGAAGAAATAGCTAGTTTTGAAAAGCTTTGCCCACACTATCACCTTTCTCTTCAAAGCGGATGTGATGAAACCTTAAAAAGGATGAATAGACCATATAATATAGATGAATACAGAATAACAGTAGAAAACTTAAGAAAATATATAAAAGATGTTTCCATAACTACTGATATAATAGTTGGATTCCCAGGAGAAACTGAAGAAGAGTTTAATAAGACCTATGAATTCTTAAAAGACATAAAATTATCCAAAATGCACATATTTAAATATAGTAATAGAAAAGGAACTAGAGCTGATAAGATGGAGAATCAGGTTTATGGTAATAAAAAGGAAGATAGAAGCTCTAAATTGATAGAACTTAACTCTAGGTTAGAAAACGAATTTATGGAGAAGTTTATAGGTAGGGAGTCAAAAGTTTTATTTGAACAAAAACTAAAGGGTGAAGAAAATGTATACGAAGGATATACTAGAAACTATTTGAAAGTTATTTGTAATAGTGATGAGAATATACAGGGTAAAATTTTGGATGTAAGATTAAGCAAGATTGAAAATGATTATATATATGGTATTATTATATAA
- a CDS encoding 16S rRNA (uracil(1498)-N(3))-methyltransferase, which yields MHKFFVPIENFNENEVVILGDDVKHIYKVLRLSEGHTVSINNCNGKEYLGEIKEISKKEVRVSIIDELESSFESPIEVYLFQGLPKSTKMDLIVQKNTELGVKEITPIITGRVVVKAELKEFKKVERWNRIALEASKQCKRSIVPKIGDPIEIKELISSLKDYDLVIVPYENEENHGFKYVMSKIDKSTIKKVAIIIGPEGGFEEDEINSLKEMGSYIVTLGPRILRTETAGFTAVSLVSYELGDLGGIV from the coding sequence ATGCATAAATTTTTTGTTCCTATAGAAAATTTTAATGAAAACGAAGTTGTCATTTTAGGTGATGATGTTAAACATATATATAAAGTTTTAAGACTTTCAGAAGGGCATACTGTAAGTATAAATAATTGCAATGGAAAAGAATACTTAGGTGAAATAAAAGAAATTTCTAAAAAAGAAGTAAGGGTTAGTATAATAGATGAATTAGAATCCTCTTTTGAAAGTCCTATAGAAGTTTATTTATTTCAAGGATTACCTAAAAGTACTAAAATGGACTTGATAGTTCAAAAGAATACGGAATTAGGGGTAAAAGAAATAACTCCTATTATAACAGGAAGAGTTGTTGTTAAGGCAGAACTAAAGGAGTTCAAAAAGGTTGAAAGATGGAATAGAATAGCACTAGAGGCTTCAAAACAATGTAAAAGAAGCATAGTTCCTAAGATAGGAGATCCTATAGAAATTAAAGAATTGATATCCTCTTTAAAGGACTATGACCTTGTTATTGTGCCTTATGAAAACGAAGAAAATCATGGGTTTAAATATGTTATGTCAAAGATTGACAAGAGTACTATTAAAAAGGTTGCTATAATAATTGGACCTGAGGGTGGATTTGAAGAAGATGAAATTAATAGCTTAAAAGAGATGGGAAGTTATATCGTAACTTTAGGGCCTAGAATATTAAGGACAGAAACAGCAGGATTTACTGCAGTGTCTCTAGTTTCTTATGAATTAGGTGACTTAGGAGGAATAGTATAA
- the prmA gene encoding 50S ribosomal protein L11 methyltransferase encodes MEGTWREVRVITKSEALEPVSGIFYGLDCKGVAIEDPNDILDREQGPLTWDFADINILEYKGNAAVVKGYFAKDDDIKSIISYIEGKINELKDMGIDVGNGKVEDREIYEQDWANNWKKYYKPTKISERVVVKPTWESYEKNQDELIIELDPGMAFGTGTHETTRMCIKALEENLTKESEVFDIGTGSGILAIGAKILGAKEVKAVDLDPVAVDAAKKNVEINKIDGIEVLEGNLMDVIHGKADIVVANIIADIILFLCEDVKSFLKPGGKFISSGIILDRKNDVEEKLKEVGYKILEVKNEGEWVCIVATL; translated from the coding sequence ATGGAAGGAACTTGGAGAGAAGTTAGAGTAATAACTAAAAGTGAGGCTCTAGAGCCAGTATCAGGTATATTTTATGGATTAGATTGTAAAGGTGTTGCTATAGAGGACCCTAATGACATATTAGATAGGGAACAAGGCCCTTTAACTTGGGATTTTGCAGATATAAATATATTGGAGTATAAAGGGAATGCTGCTGTTGTAAAAGGTTATTTTGCAAAAGATGATGATATTAAAAGTATTATATCTTACATAGAAGGAAAAATTAACGAACTTAAAGATATGGGTATTGATGTTGGGAACGGTAAGGTAGAAGATAGGGAAATTTATGAACAAGACTGGGCAAATAACTGGAAAAAATATTATAAGCCAACAAAGATAAGTGAAAGAGTAGTAGTAAAACCTACTTGGGAAAGTTATGAAAAAAATCAAGATGAACTTATAATAGAGTTGGACCCAGGAATGGCCTTTGGAACTGGCACTCATGAAACTACTAGAATGTGTATAAAAGCACTAGAAGAAAATTTAACAAAAGAGAGCGAAGTATTTGATATAGGAACAGGGTCAGGAATACTTGCGATTGGTGCTAAAATATTGGGAGCTAAAGAAGTTAAAGCGGTGGATTTAGACCCAGTAGCTGTAGATGCGGCAAAGAAAAATGTAGAGATTAATAAAATAGATGGAATAGAAGTTTTAGAAGGGAACCTAATGGATGTTATTCATGGTAAGGCTGATATAGTAGTAGCTAACATTATAGCAGATATAATCTTATTTTTATGTGAAGACGTTAAAAGTTTCTTAAAGCCAGGTGGAAAGTTTATATCTTCTGGTATAATACTAGATAGAAAAAATGATGTAGAAGAAAAACTTAAAGAAGTAGGTTATAAAATATTAGAAGTTAAAAATGAAGGGGAATGGGTTTGCATAGTAGCTACATTATAA
- a CDS encoding HsmA family protein, with translation MDSKLIFAIITITLALVFYTVGVFGERKARSLNKKHVIIFWLGLVCDTIGTVTMSKIANSGTAEVTQNGLNIHAYTGLVAIVLMLFHAVWATWVLYKKDQAKKETFHKFSFIVWTIWLIPYVIGMIVGMS, from the coding sequence ATGGATAGTAAATTAATTTTTGCGATTATTACAATAACATTAGCACTTGTGTTTTATACAGTAGGTGTGTTTGGAGAGAGAAAAGCAAGAAGTCTTAATAAAAAGCATGTAATAATATTTTGGCTAGGACTGGTATGTGATACCATAGGTACAGTTACAATGAGCAAGATAGCAAACTCAGGCACGGCAGAGGTTACCCAAAATGGCTTAAATATTCATGCATATACAGGACTTGTAGCTATAGTATTAATGTTATTTCATGCAGTATGGGCAACTTGGGTCTTATATAAGAAGGACCAGGCTAAAAAAGAAACATTTCATAAATTCAGTTTCATAGTTTGGACTATTTGGTTAATTCCATATGTAATAGGTATGATAGTTGGTATGTCTTAA
- a CDS encoding MarR family winged helix-turn-helix transcriptional regulator: MRNDSFEIAMLIREIYSSTMCIVSESLKGSGLTHQQIMVLKLIAHNGPVNISQLCREMSLTKGTVSGIISRLEEAEYVRKIKDEDDKRNTYVTFSGKGKEFVNSFRNKINESFDKIFENFTEEEIKELKNNLIKFKKKIK; the protein is encoded by the coding sequence ATGAGAAATGATTCTTTTGAAATAGCAATGCTAATTAGGGAAATATATTCAAGTACTATGTGTATAGTTAGTGAGAGCTTAAAAGGTAGTGGTCTTACGCATCAGCAAATTATGGTGCTTAAATTAATCGCTCATAATGGACCAGTTAACATATCTCAATTATGTAGGGAGATGTCTTTAACAAAGGGAACTGTGTCAGGGATAATTTCAAGGTTAGAAGAGGCCGAATATGTAAGAAAAATTAAAGACGAAGATGATAAGAGGAATACTTATGTTACATTTTCAGGTAAGGGAAAAGAATTTGTAAATTCTTTTAGAAATAAAATAAATGAAAGCTTTGATAAAATATTTGAAAACTTCACAGAAGAAGAAATAAAGGAATTGAAAAATAACTTAATTAAATTTAAAAAAAAAATAAAATAA
- a CDS encoding GntR family transcriptional regulator, giving the protein MNIKINDKQPIYLQIISHIKKEIIAGNIKLGETIPSRRELADMIKVNPNTVQRAYKEMEIMGLITTMRNSQSEITLNKDLLNDIKTQYIEEKFEEFIESMKSINMEKKKVLEIIDKKY; this is encoded by the coding sequence ATGAATATTAAAATTAATGATAAACAACCTATATATCTCCAAATAATATCTCATATTAAAAAAGAGATAATTGCTGGTAACATAAAATTAGGAGAAACAATACCATCTAGAAGGGAGCTTGCTGACATGATAAAAGTTAATCCCAATACAGTTCAGAGGGCGTATAAGGAGATGGAGATTATGGGACTGATTACTACTATGAGAAATTCTCAAAGTGAAATAACCTTAAACAAAGATTTGCTTAATGATATAAAAACTCAGTATATAGAAGAAAAATTTGAAGAATTTATAGAGAGTATGAAATCTATAAATATGGAAAAGAAAAAGGTGTTAGAGATCATAGATAAAAAATATTAA
- a CDS encoding ABC transporter ATP-binding protein, protein MIQVKNATKRYKKIMAMDGLSFDVKEGKITALLGLNGAGKSTSIKAIMGIVKLDSGEILLDGGPVNYKTYDKLALIPDVSIHYPNMTIKEMFQYMEVFYKNWDMKKAYKMLEKFKLEGNRKISELSKGNLARVKLISGFAQCPKYLLMDEPFSGIDIFAREDFISSMINYMEDGMAILLTTHEIKEIEHIAEEVILVDEGKVVKHFDVEKVREEEGMSIVDKLREVYRGE, encoded by the coding sequence ATGATCCAAGTTAAAAATGCAACTAAAAGGTACAAAAAAATAATGGCAATGGATGGATTAAGTTTTGATGTAAAGGAGGGGAAGATTACAGCGCTTTTGGGTTTAAATGGTGCAGGGAAATCTACTTCTATAAAAGCTATTATGGGGATTGTCAAATTGGACTCAGGGGAGATTTTATTAGATGGTGGACCTGTTAATTATAAGACTTATGATAAGTTGGCATTAATACCGGATGTAAGTATTCATTATCCTAATATGACTATAAAAGAAATGTTTCAGTATATGGAAGTTTTTTATAAGAATTGGGATATGAAAAAAGCTTATAAAATGTTAGAAAAATTTAAATTAGAGGGCAATAGAAAGATTTCCGAATTATCCAAAGGAAATTTAGCTAGGGTAAAACTTATATCAGGTTTTGCTCAATGTCCAAAATACTTATTAATGGATGAACCTTTTTCGGGCATAGATATATTTGCAAGAGAAGATTTTATAAGTTCTATGATAAATTACATGGAGGATGGTATGGCTATTCTTTTAACTACCCATGAAATTAAAGAAATAGAACATATAGCGGAAGAAGTTATATTAGTAGATGAAGGTAAAGTTGTAAAGCACTTTGATGTAGAGAAAGTAAGGGAAGAAGAAGGTATGTCTATAGTAGATAAACTAAGGGAGGTATATAGGGGTGAATAG